Proteins encoded by one window of Cyclobacteriaceae bacterium:
- a CDS encoding competence/damage-inducible protein A, whose translation MKKILAEIIAIGDELLYGQTLDTNSHWISGELDKVGIKVVRRTTVGDIESEILTAFAEAEKRADIILITGGLGPTNDDLTKPCLAKYFNCKIVIFEDALRDVTTFFASRGRELTELNRQQAALPECCKAVRNELGTAPGMWFDRSDKVFVSMPGVPHEMKKMMTDNVIPQLLQKYQTPTIRHQIIKTVGIGESFLAEKIASWENALPSHIKLAYLPSLGEVKLRLTAIGQSAEAMDAELKECVEKLKPLASQYIYGYNETPLEAVIGQLLRDRKLTLSIAESCTGGYLSHLITSIPGSSEYFLGTMIPYAYEIKMRQLGVKPETLEKHGAVSEPTIIEMANIVRAKFNTDIGVATSGIAGPGGATPEKPVGTVWIAYSDKHQTVTRKLQLSTDRMINIRMSSVAVLNLIRLSLPK comes from the coding sequence ATGAAAAAAATTCTTGCTGAAATTATTGCCATAGGCGATGAACTGCTGTATGGCCAAACCCTCGATACAAATTCACATTGGATAAGCGGAGAACTGGATAAGGTGGGGATAAAAGTTGTTCGAAGAACTACCGTTGGTGATATTGAATCTGAAATTCTTACCGCTTTCGCGGAAGCAGAAAAACGTGCCGACATTATTTTGATAACTGGTGGATTAGGTCCTACCAATGATGACCTTACTAAGCCTTGTCTGGCGAAATATTTCAACTGCAAGATTGTGATATTTGAAGATGCCTTGCGTGATGTAACAACATTCTTTGCCAGTCGTGGCCGCGAACTGACGGAACTTAATCGTCAACAAGCGGCACTTCCAGAATGCTGCAAGGCAGTGCGCAACGAGTTGGGAACAGCTCCCGGCATGTGGTTCGATCGTAGTGATAAAGTTTTCGTTTCGATGCCGGGTGTACCGCACGAAATGAAAAAGATGATGACGGACAACGTTATACCGCAGCTGCTTCAAAAATATCAAACTCCAACTATACGTCATCAGATCATTAAAACGGTTGGTATTGGTGAATCCTTTCTCGCTGAAAAAATTGCATCATGGGAAAATGCATTACCATCGCATATAAAATTGGCCTATCTACCCAGCCTGGGTGAAGTAAAGCTACGCCTCACAGCCATCGGGCAATCGGCTGAAGCGATGGATGCCGAATTAAAGGAGTGTGTTGAAAAACTAAAACCGCTAGCATCGCAATACATTTATGGTTACAACGAAACTCCGCTTGAGGCTGTAATTGGTCAGTTGTTGCGTGATCGCAAACTCACGCTTTCAATCGCTGAAAGTTGTACCGGTGGATATTTGTCGCATCTCATCACCTCAATACCCGGAAGCTCGGAATATTTTCTTGGCACGATGATTCCGTACGCTTACGAAATAAAAATGCGTCAGCTTGGCGTTAAACCTGAAACGTTGGAAAAGCATGGTGCCGTTAGTGAACCCACCATTATTGAAATGGCTAATATTGTTCGCGCCAAGTTCAATACCGACATTGGTGTTGCCACCAGCGGCATTGCTGGCCCGGGTGGTGCAACTCCTGAAAAACCTGTTGGCACGGTTTGGATTGCTTATTCAGATAAACACCAAACCGTTACGCGTAAACTTCAACTCTCCACTGACCGTATGATCAACATACGCATGTCATCGGTAGCGGTATTGAATCTTATCCGGCTGAGTTTACCAAAATAA
- a CDS encoding lactate 2-monooxygenase encodes MNPFSALDWQKKIYLSGFSGKLPLVKIDPVHLEAAAKATMSPQAYAYIAGGAGVESTMRSNLNAFESCKIVPRMLKNVGERDISIELFGKKLATPFLLSPIGVLEMVHPEADLSVGRAAAQLGIPYIFSNQASRPMEEVAKAMGSSPRWFQLYWSKSNELVKSFVQRAEKCGCDAIVVTLDTTMLGWRTRDLELAYLPFLEGKGIAQYTSDPVFQQMMDEPDTQENAKREITWQTLRGLVSMVNRYPGKGFFKKLKSGRPIKAVQKFISTYSNPCTTWDDLKFLREQTKLPVLLKGILHPDDARKAVDYGMDGIVVSNHGGRQIDGSVSTFEMLPEIVNAVNGRIPVIIDSGIRGGADAYKCLAMGAKAVCIGRPYVYGLALAGEEGVYEVLRNFMADFELTMGLAGCKHVSEIKRETLR; translated from the coding sequence ATGAATCCGTTTTCGGCTCTGGATTGGCAAAAGAAAATTTACCTCTCAGGTTTTTCAGGAAAACTTCCGCTTGTTAAGATTGATCCGGTTCACCTGGAAGCAGCAGCTAAAGCGACTATGTCGCCACAAGCGTATGCCTACATTGCTGGAGGTGCCGGTGTGGAAAGCACGATGCGTTCAAACCTGAATGCGTTTGAATCCTGCAAGATTGTTCCGCGCATGTTGAAAAATGTAGGTGAGCGCGACATCAGTATAGAGTTATTTGGTAAAAAGCTGGCAACGCCTTTTCTGTTATCACCGATTGGTGTGTTGGAAATGGTTCATCCCGAAGCTGACCTGTCTGTTGGTCGCGCGGCAGCGCAATTAGGTATACCGTATATTTTTTCCAACCAGGCCTCGCGGCCGATGGAAGAAGTAGCCAAAGCGATGGGAAGTTCACCTCGATGGTTTCAGTTGTATTGGAGCAAATCGAATGAATTGGTAAAAAGTTTTGTACAACGCGCTGAAAAATGTGGTTGTGATGCTATTGTGGTTACGCTAGACACCACCATGTTGGGTTGGCGTACACGCGATCTTGAATTGGCGTACCTTCCCTTTCTTGAAGGAAAAGGAATTGCGCAATACACATCCGATCCGGTTTTTCAGCAGATGATGGATGAACCCGATACGCAAGAAAATGCTAAGCGTGAAATAACCTGGCAAACTTTACGAGGGCTTGTGAGCATGGTGAACCGATATCCCGGTAAGGGCTTTTTCAAAAAACTTAAATCCGGCCGACCGATTAAAGCTGTACAGAAATTCATCAGTACCTATTCCAATCCGTGCACCACCTGGGATGATTTAAAATTTCTGCGTGAGCAAACGAAACTTCCTGTTTTACTAAAAGGCATACTTCATCCGGATGATGCCCGAAAGGCTGTTGACTATGGGATGGACGGTATTGTGGTTTCCAACCACGGTGGCCGACAGATTGATGGTTCTGTTTCAACGTTTGAGATGTTGCCAGAAATTGTCAACGCTGTTAATGGACGCATTCCCGTAATTATTGATAGTGGCATTCGTGGAGGTGCAGATGCATATAAATGTTTGGCTATGGGCGCCAAGGCCGTTTGTATTGGAAGACCTTATGTGTATGGTCTTGCACTAGCCGGAGAGGAAGGTGTATATGAGGTTTTGCGAAATTTCATGGCCGATTTTGAGCTTACCATGGGCCTTGCGGGATGCAAGCATGTTTCCGAGATCAAGCGCGAAACACTGCGCTGA
- a CDS encoding dihydrolipoamide acetyltransferase family protein, whose protein sequence is MALVELVMPKMGESIMEATILSWLKKPGDKIEQDESVLEVATDKVDTEVPSTHAGVLKEILAKEGDVVKVGKPIAVISTESDTVTTSEPKKDQPKQVSPEIKKEEQVVSQPVNGNGSTHHVSDFKSASRFYSPLVKNIAKEENIAVAELETIPGTGQEGRVTKKDILAYLENRKLGKGIQTAQAYKAPQGVPVSISGGDEIIQMDRMRKMIAERMVDSKRISPHVTSFVEVDVTNIVFWRNKMKGEFQKRYNEALTFTPIFIEALVQAIKDLPMINIQVDGDRIIKKKDINIGMAVALPSGNLIVPVIKNADQYSLTGLAKVVNDLASRARDNKLKADELSGGTYTISNVGSFGNVMGTPIIVQPQVGIMAVGAIQKKPAVLETPYGDVIAIRHKMFLSHSYDHRVVDGSLGGSFVRRVADYLEKFDTDRAL, encoded by the coding sequence ATGGCGCTTGTTGAGCTGGTAATGCCCAAAATGGGCGAAAGTATTATGGAGGCCACCATTTTGTCATGGCTGAAAAAGCCGGGCGATAAAATCGAGCAGGATGAGTCGGTATTAGAGGTGGCCACCGATAAAGTGGATACGGAAGTTCCCTCCACTCATGCCGGTGTGCTGAAAGAAATTCTGGCCAAAGAAGGTGACGTGGTGAAAGTGGGCAAACCCATTGCCGTTATTTCTACCGAAAGTGATACCGTTACCACCAGCGAACCGAAAAAAGATCAGCCTAAACAAGTCAGCCCGGAAATCAAAAAAGAAGAGCAGGTTGTCAGCCAACCGGTGAATGGAAATGGATCCACGCATCATGTTTCCGATTTTAAGTCGGCCTCGCGTTTTTACTCACCCCTGGTAAAAAATATTGCAAAAGAAGAGAACATTGCTGTTGCTGAACTGGAAACCATACCTGGAACAGGCCAGGAAGGACGGGTAACCAAGAAAGATATACTGGCTTACCTCGAAAACCGCAAGCTAGGTAAGGGTATACAAACTGCACAGGCATATAAGGCTCCACAAGGTGTTCCGGTTTCCATTAGTGGTGGTGATGAAATCATTCAGATGGACCGCATGCGCAAGATGATTGCGGAGCGCATGGTTGATTCAAAGCGTATTTCACCACACGTTACTTCATTTGTTGAAGTCGATGTCACCAACATTGTTTTCTGGCGAAACAAAATGAAGGGCGAATTTCAGAAGCGTTACAATGAAGCGCTTACGTTCACCCCGATTTTTATTGAAGCGCTCGTACAGGCCATCAAAGATCTTCCGATGATCAACATTCAGGTAGATGGCGATCGTATCATTAAGAAGAAAGATATTAATATCGGTATGGCCGTTGCGTTGCCTTCCGGCAACCTGATTGTTCCGGTAATCAAAAATGCTGATCAATATAGTCTTACAGGCTTGGCAAAAGTTGTAAACGACCTGGCATCGCGAGCCCGTGATAATAAACTCAAAGCTGATGAACTATCGGGCGGAACGTACACCATCTCCAACGTAGGTTCATTTGGCAATGTGATGGGCACGCCCATTATTGTGCAACCCCAGGTAGGTATAATGGCTGTTGGTGCCATTCAGAAAAAACCGGCCGTATTGGAGACTCCTTATGGAGATGTAATTGCCATCCGTCATAAGATGTTCCTCTCACACTCCTACGATCATCGCGTAGTGGATGGATCACTTGGCGGAAGCTTTGTAAGACGTGTAGCCGATTACCTGGAAAAGTTTGATACTGATCGGGCGCTCTGA
- the paaN gene encoding phenylacetic acid degradation protein PaaN, which yields MGLFEKHSTLLNQAIDALHKRTFFAAYPEHPAPAVYGETADADGQAAFKAALGKKFELLKQADAAAWIGVEESPYTQEPLGITYPAFSVDTLINRAQSAYHVWRKVSVQERTGILIESLERVRARFFEIAYATMHTTGQGYMMAFQASGPHAADRALEAIAAGYEELQRFPSATLWDKPMGKFNIQLNKEWRAVPKGISLVIGCSTFPTWNTVPGLYASLVTGNPVIVKPHPGAVLPIALVVAEIQQVLSEQNLDPNICQLAVDAYDKTITKELAEHPSVKLIDFTGNSAFGSYLEGLQGKAVFTEKTGVNSVILDSVADADKVASNLAFSLSLYSGQMCTAPQNFYIPESGIKTASGTVSFEEFAQKLVDNINSLADNPKAGPFVLGAIQNKNTCTRVADAEKIPGKVWVKSRAIENPMFKNARINTPILVEVDAAKKEIFSKELFGPIALLIKTKDTDHAIALAQEMALHHGAISCGAYTTDSSVREKIADAMALAATPVSFNLVGGIYMNQNASFSDFHVTGGNPSGNASFTNPEYVIKRFTWVGHREPVAAG from the coding sequence ATGGGATTATTCGAGAAACACAGCACACTATTGAATCAGGCGATTGATGCTTTACACAAACGCACATTCTTTGCCGCCTACCCGGAGCATCCTGCACCGGCAGTTTATGGTGAAACGGCTGATGCTGATGGACAAGCTGCTTTTAAAGCAGCATTGGGAAAGAAGTTTGAGTTATTGAAGCAGGCAGATGCGGCAGCGTGGATTGGTGTTGAAGAATCACCCTATACACAAGAACCTTTGGGTATTACCTATCCGGCTTTTTCAGTTGATACATTGATTAATCGCGCACAAAGTGCTTATCATGTTTGGAGGAAAGTCTCTGTTCAGGAACGAACCGGAATTTTGATTGAATCGCTGGAACGCGTTCGTGCCCGGTTTTTTGAAATTGCATATGCCACCATGCACACTACCGGTCAGGGTTACATGATGGCATTTCAGGCATCGGGTCCGCATGCTGCAGATCGCGCGTTAGAGGCCATCGCAGCAGGTTATGAAGAATTGCAACGATTTCCCTCCGCCACATTGTGGGACAAACCGATGGGAAAATTCAACATTCAGTTAAATAAAGAGTGGCGTGCCGTACCAAAAGGAATTTCGTTGGTTATCGGATGTTCGACTTTTCCTACGTGGAATACTGTTCCGGGACTTTACGCAAGTCTGGTAACAGGAAATCCTGTTATCGTAAAGCCGCACCCCGGTGCTGTATTGCCGATCGCGTTAGTGGTTGCAGAAATTCAGCAGGTATTGAGTGAGCAAAATCTTGATCCGAATATTTGTCAACTGGCGGTTGACGCATACGATAAGACGATCACTAAGGAATTGGCTGAGCACCCATCTGTTAAATTAATTGACTTTACCGGAAACAGTGCATTTGGAAGTTATCTCGAAGGCTTACAGGGCAAGGCTGTGTTTACTGAAAAAACAGGTGTGAATTCAGTTATTCTGGATTCCGTGGCTGATGCAGATAAAGTGGCTTCCAATCTTGCTTTTTCATTGTCGTTATATTCAGGCCAGATGTGCACCGCGCCACAAAACTTTTATATTCCTGAAAGTGGAATAAAAACAGCTTCCGGCACGGTAAGCTTTGAAGAGTTTGCGCAGAAATTGGTGGACAACATCAACAGCCTGGCCGATAACCCGAAGGCGGGACCATTTGTGTTGGGTGCCATTCAAAATAAGAACACGTGCACACGCGTGGCAGATGCCGAAAAGATTCCTGGCAAAGTTTGGGTTAAGTCGCGTGCTATAGAAAACCCGATGTTTAAAAATGCGCGTATCAATACACCCATTTTAGTGGAGGTTGATGCAGCGAAGAAGGAAATCTTCAGCAAAGAATTATTCGGCCCCATTGCGTTATTGATTAAAACCAAAGACACCGATCACGCCATTGCCTTAGCGCAAGAAATGGCGCTACATCATGGAGCTATTTCATGTGGAGCTTACACAACCGATAGTTCAGTTCGCGAAAAGATTGCAGATGCGATGGCGTTAGCGGCTACACCTGTATCGTTCAATTTAGTGGGGGGCATTTATATGAATCAAAATGCCAGCTTCTCCGATTTTCACGTAACGGGTGGTAATCCTTCGGGTAACGCGTCATTTACGAATCCAGAATATGTAATAAAGCGATTTACATGGGTTGGTCATCGTGAGCCGGTAGCTGCGGGTTAA
- the ppdK gene encoding pyruvate, phosphate dikinase has protein sequence MDTLTVDRPTSKATKTMTTETKFVYAFQEGDGKNKKLLGGKGANLCEMTQIGLNVPPGFVVTTEACLTYLDTNKKLPAGLMDQVHIQMSELEKATGKKFGDGENPLLVSVRSGSAMSMPGMMDTILNLGLNSVTLQGLIKQTGNERFGYDAYRRFIQLFGKVALGVPDEKFDIHFEEIKKRAGVKVDVGLSTEDLKEIADRFLLVVKEQTGKPFPEDVYEQLEIAIKAVFNSWMGKRAVDYRREFKITPEMANGTAVNVVTMVFGNMGNDCATGVGFTRDPGTGENVMYGEYLTNAQGEDVVAGIRTPKPVAQLAQEMPEQYRQLEELRKKLESHYREVQDFEYTIEKGVLYCLQTRNGKMNTTALVRTSVEMVKEKLITKEQALLRIKPDMLEQLLHPRLDSSNKEEPLAQGLPASPGAASGQIVFDADRAETLGRAGEKVILVREETKPEDIHGFFASQGILTSRGGKTSHAAVVARGMGKPCVAGAEGIHVDVKLRQATIGDKILHEGDYITIDGGTGKVYKGMIPMVEPTFSDELKTLLGWADELAMLKVMANADTPEAAQKALNYGAMGIGLCRTERMFNAVDRLPIVIEMILAATTEERESALNKLKEMQRQDFEQILTTMAPRPVTIRLLDPPIHEFLPTEDVLRDELDHLVHLKETVSGVNNLFSSLRLLHADLKIAENATHPFNASGAELVGQAIQKKEQMLRKVKELHEVNPMLGHRGVRLGITYPEIYKMQIQAILEATADCQLKGVKVHPEIMVPQVVAAEELKLISEFVQVAKSKLEQERSIKLMFKFGTMVEAVRACLQAEELAATADFFSFGTNDLTQATFSFSREDAENKFLPYYITHGILKENPFEVLDSKAMGKLMRMAVQDGRKGNPELKVGICGEHGGHPESIRFCHQIGLNYVSCSGPRVPVARLAAAHAKLGESGYNSL, from the coding sequence ATGGATACGCTAACTGTTGATAGACCGACTTCAAAAGCCACCAAAACCATGACTACTGAAACCAAATTTGTATACGCTTTTCAAGAGGGCGATGGAAAGAATAAAAAACTGCTGGGCGGCAAAGGCGCCAACCTGTGTGAAATGACACAAATCGGGTTGAATGTGCCGCCCGGATTTGTGGTAACCACCGAAGCTTGCCTGACTTACCTCGATACCAACAAAAAATTGCCGGCTGGACTGATGGATCAGGTTCATATTCAGATGAGTGAATTGGAAAAAGCTACGGGAAAAAAATTCGGAGATGGAGAAAATCCATTGCTCGTGTCCGTTCGGTCCGGCTCTGCGATGTCAATGCCGGGTATGATGGATACCATTCTGAACCTGGGATTGAATTCAGTTACCCTGCAGGGATTGATCAAACAAACCGGTAACGAACGATTTGGCTATGATGCGTACCGCAGGTTTATTCAGCTGTTCGGCAAAGTGGCATTGGGTGTGCCCGATGAAAAATTTGATATTCATTTTGAAGAAATCAAGAAACGTGCAGGGGTGAAGGTTGATGTTGGATTAAGCACGGAAGATTTAAAAGAGATAGCCGATCGGTTTTTATTGGTTGTAAAAGAACAAACCGGCAAACCATTCCCTGAAGATGTATACGAGCAACTTGAGATCGCCATCAAAGCTGTATTCAATTCATGGATGGGTAAACGGGCTGTCGACTATCGCAGAGAATTCAAGATTACACCGGAGATGGCCAACGGTACTGCGGTAAACGTGGTGACCATGGTGTTTGGCAATATGGGTAATGATTGCGCCACAGGGGTTGGCTTTACCCGCGATCCGGGCACCGGAGAAAATGTGATGTATGGTGAATATCTTACTAATGCCCAAGGCGAAGATGTCGTTGCCGGTATCCGCACACCTAAACCCGTTGCTCAACTGGCGCAGGAAATGCCAGAGCAATACAGGCAATTAGAAGAGCTCAGAAAAAAACTGGAATCGCATTACAGAGAAGTTCAGGATTTCGAATACACCATTGAAAAGGGTGTGTTGTATTGTTTGCAAACGCGCAATGGAAAAATGAACACCACCGCGTTGGTGCGTACATCTGTGGAAATGGTAAAGGAAAAACTCATCACAAAAGAACAAGCCTTGCTTCGCATTAAGCCCGACATGCTGGAGCAGTTGCTTCATCCACGTCTTGATTCCTCCAATAAAGAGGAACCATTGGCACAAGGTTTACCGGCATCACCGGGAGCAGCTTCCGGTCAAATTGTATTTGATGCAGACAGGGCAGAGACGCTCGGAAGGGCTGGTGAGAAGGTGATTCTTGTTCGTGAAGAAACCAAACCGGAAGACATTCATGGCTTCTTCGCATCGCAGGGGATACTTACAAGTCGTGGTGGAAAAACTTCGCATGCTGCGGTTGTAGCCCGAGGCATGGGCAAACCTTGTGTAGCGGGTGCGGAAGGTATTCATGTAGATGTAAAACTTCGGCAGGCCACTATCGGTGATAAGATTTTGCATGAAGGCGATTACATTACCATAGATGGTGGAACCGGTAAGGTGTACAAAGGCATGATACCCATGGTTGAGCCAACGTTTTCAGATGAGTTGAAAACCTTATTGGGATGGGCGGATGAATTGGCGATGTTGAAAGTGATGGCGAATGCCGATACACCCGAGGCTGCTCAGAAGGCGTTGAACTATGGCGCTATGGGTATTGGCTTGTGCCGTACGGAGCGCATGTTCAATGCGGTTGATCGGCTGCCTATCGTGATTGAAATGATTTTAGCAGCTACTACCGAAGAACGGGAAAGCGCACTCAACAAGTTGAAAGAAATGCAGCGTCAGGATTTTGAGCAAATTCTGACCACAATGGCCCCACGGCCTGTTACCATCCGGTTGTTGGATCCTCCCATTCATGAGTTTTTGCCTACCGAAGATGTGCTACGGGATGAATTGGATCACCTGGTGCATTTGAAGGAAACGGTAAGTGGTGTGAACAACCTGTTCAGTAGTCTGCGGTTGCTGCATGCCGACTTGAAAATTGCTGAAAACGCAACGCATCCATTCAATGCCTCGGGTGCTGAATTGGTAGGACAAGCCATTCAGAAGAAGGAACAGATGTTACGGAAGGTAAAGGAACTTCATGAAGTAAACCCAATGCTGGGTCATCGTGGTGTTCGGTTAGGGATTACGTATCCTGAGATTTATAAAATGCAAATACAAGCCATACTGGAAGCTACCGCTGATTGTCAGTTGAAAGGCGTGAAGGTTCACCCTGAAATTATGGTGCCGCAAGTTGTGGCTGCAGAAGAATTAAAGCTTATCTCTGAATTTGTTCAGGTAGCAAAATCGAAGTTAGAACAGGAACGAAGCATCAAGCTTATGTTTAAATTTGGTACTATGGTTGAAGCTGTTCGTGCTTGTTTACAGGCAGAAGAACTTGCCGCCACAGCCGACTTCTTCTCATTCGGTACCAATGACCTTACGCAGGCCACATTTTCTTTCTCTCGCGAGGATGCCGAGAATAAATTCCTGCCTTACTACATCACACATGGAATTCTGAAAGAAAATCCGTTTGAAGTATTGGACAGCAAGGCGATGGGAAAACTCATGCGAATGGCAGTACAGGATGGTCGCAAGGGAAATCCGGAGCTTAAGGTTGGTATTTGCGGTGAGCATGGCGGTCACCCCGAGTCAATCAGGTTCTGCCATCAGATAGGACTTAACTATGTTTCTTGTTCCGGACCAAGAGTGCCTGTGGCACGACTGGCTGCTGCGCATGCCAAACTTGGTGAGTCGGGTTACAACAGTTTGTAG
- a CDS encoding two-component regulator propeller domain-containing protein encodes MRLIILLFLSILTLLTSCNGQTTDKKNIANQIVNGDTVKELGNSIMVVYQDKKNVYWFGSWETGVYRFDGKALINYTSNHGLPNNRVDEIQQDKSGNIYFTSFYSKPTIVKFDGNTFTTLAPISSNDWQLKSTDLWFKHTYDLENYVYRYDGTSLHKLQLPEPPSLPNPFGVYSIYKDIKGNIWFGTNPVGVCRYDGKSFDWITEEDVTEFRNEGANGVRSITEDKNGDFWFNTENRYSVYDSTTLKSSKFYTRHGSIGSLDGKNSSGLNEYLSTVKDNNNNLWFVTYRSGVWKYDGTKITHYPVQNNAQDITLFSIFKDNNGDLWLGTHENGAYKFDGQAFEKFKL; translated from the coding sequence ATGAGATTAATCATACTTTTATTTCTGAGCATTTTAACTCTGTTGACATCGTGCAATGGACAGACAACTGATAAGAAAAATATTGCAAACCAAATTGTAAATGGCGACACAGTAAAGGAACTTGGAAACAGTATAATGGTTGTTTACCAAGACAAGAAAAACGTTTATTGGTTTGGCAGTTGGGAAACAGGAGTTTATAGATTTGATGGAAAGGCATTGATTAATTACACATCAAATCACGGCTTGCCAAACAATAGAGTTGATGAAATACAACAAGATAAATCTGGTAATATATACTTCACCAGCTTTTATTCAAAGCCGACCATTGTTAAGTTTGACGGAAATACATTTACAACATTAGCTCCAATCTCCAGCAATGATTGGCAACTTAAATCCACAGATTTATGGTTTAAACATACGTACGATTTAGAAAATTACGTTTATCGGTATGACGGTACAAGTTTACATAAATTGCAGTTGCCTGAGCCACCAAGTCTGCCCAATCCTTTTGGAGTTTACAGTATTTATAAAGACATAAAAGGAAATATTTGGTTTGGTACAAACCCTGTTGGTGTTTGCCGATATGATGGAAAATCGTTTGATTGGATAACAGAAGAAGATGTAACGGAATTTCGTAACGAAGGTGCAAACGGAGTACGTTCAATTACGGAAGACAAAAATGGTGACTTTTGGTTTAATACCGAAAATCGTTATAGTGTTTACGATAGCACAACTTTAAAAAGTAGTAAGTTTTATACAAGACATGGAAGTATAGGCAGTTTAGATGGAAAGAATAGCAGTGGTCTAAATGAGTACCTATCAACAGTTAAAGACAACAATAATAATTTGTGGTTTGTAACCTATCGCAGTGGCGTTTGGAAATACGATGGAACGAAAATTACTCATTATCCCGTTCAAAATAACGCACAAGACATTACGCTATTTAGCATTTTCAAAGACAACAATGGTGACCTTTGGCTTGGAACTCACGAAAACGGAGCATATAAATTTGATGGACAGGCATTTGAGAAATTTAAACTATAA
- a CDS encoding DUF4197 domain-containing protein, with the protein MRYLLWISAFVLGACTSAQINQALGDLNKSLGGGELTTAEVAEGLKEALVKGISTGSDQASQLDGYFKNPQIKIPFPPDVKKVEDKLRQIGLGNEVDKFVMTLNRGAEDAAKEAKPIFVNAIKQMTIQDAWGILKGDENAATEYLKRTTSAQLREKFAPVIANSLNKVNATKYYGDIINTYNKIPLVEKVNPDLNDYATTKAMDGLFLLIAGEEKKIRQDPVARTTELLKKVFGYNK; encoded by the coding sequence ATGCGGTATTTGCTATGGATTTCAGCGTTTGTACTGGGTGCATGCACCTCAGCACAAATCAATCAGGCGTTGGGTGATTTGAATAAGTCGCTTGGCGGAGGTGAACTTACCACAGCTGAAGTGGCTGAAGGACTAAAGGAAGCTTTAGTTAAAGGAATTTCTACCGGTTCAGATCAGGCCTCGCAACTGGATGGTTACTTTAAAAATCCACAGATCAAGATTCCATTTCCACCCGATGTGAAAAAAGTAGAAGACAAGCTGCGTCAGATCGGCTTGGGCAATGAAGTGGATAAATTTGTCATGACTCTGAATCGCGGAGCAGAAGATGCTGCCAAAGAAGCAAAACCAATTTTTGTTAATGCGATCAAACAAATGACCATACAGGATGCGTGGGGAATTTTAAAAGGAGATGAGAACGCAGCTACTGAATACCTGAAGCGCACCACATCAGCCCAGCTTCGCGAAAAGTTTGCACCGGTTATCGCCAACTCACTAAATAAAGTGAATGCCACAAAATATTATGGGGATATCATTAATACGTACAACAAAATTCCATTGGTGGAAAAGGTAAATCCTGATTTGAATGATTACGCTACAACAAAAGCAATGGATGGATTGTTTTTGCTCATAGCGGGTGAAGAGAAAAAAATCAGGCAAGATCCGGTGGCACGTACAACCGAATTGTTAAAGAAAGTTTTTGGATACAACAAGTAA